A DNA window from Mycolicibacter terrae contains the following coding sequences:
- a CDS encoding histidine phosphatase family protein produces the protein MGMCKANRGRRLIGVLAAGLAMALVLGGCSGTPHPRIITLTLVRHAESESNAAGIVDTSVPGPGLTEKGRAEAQEIADQLARNHHDGVYSSSMARSQQTAAPLARELGRQVQILPGLREINAGWFADKSSSVVNAPYLLAPQAWIHGDRTTAIPGSIDGNQFNEEFSAAVQRIYDSGDANPVAFSHAASIMTWTLMTVKNPRDELMTDHPLPNIGRVVVKGSPGTGWKLVDWDGIRAF, from the coding sequence ATGGGGATGTGCAAGGCGAACCGCGGCAGAAGGTTGATCGGCGTGTTGGCGGCCGGGCTCGCCATGGCGCTGGTGCTCGGAGGTTGTTCGGGGACACCGCATCCGCGCATCATCACCCTGACCTTGGTCCGGCACGCGGAATCCGAGAGCAACGCCGCGGGGATCGTCGACACCTCGGTGCCCGGGCCGGGGCTGACCGAGAAGGGCCGCGCCGAGGCTCAGGAGATCGCCGATCAGCTCGCGCGCAATCACCACGACGGTGTCTACTCCTCCTCGATGGCACGCAGTCAGCAGACCGCCGCCCCGCTGGCGCGCGAGCTCGGCCGTCAGGTGCAGATCCTGCCTGGCCTGCGGGAGATCAACGCCGGCTGGTTCGCCGACAAGTCCAGCTCGGTGGTCAATGCCCCGTATCTACTCGCCCCGCAGGCCTGGATTCACGGTGACCGGACCACAGCCATACCCGGCTCGATCGACGGCAACCAGTTCAACGAGGAGTTCAGCGCCGCGGTCCAGCGGATCTACGACAGCGGAGACGCCAACCCGGTGGCGTTCTCACACGCGGCGTCGATCATGACCTGGACCCTGATGACCGTCAAGAATCCGCGCGATGAGCTGATGACCGACCATCCGCTGCCCAACATCGGCCGGGTGGTGGTCAAGGGCAGCCCCGGCACCGGTTGGAAGCTGGTGGACTGGGACGGCATTCGCGCGTTCTGA
- a CDS encoding HNH endonuclease signature motif containing protein, with translation MCSNSRDEVVEVFDALTAGLDRALELDFEVLTPRECMALLRRCEVLRRRLPAVEHPLVNRLAAADPDELGGKARWVLADELHLTRGEAGRRLTEAAELGPRRSLTGEPLDPVRPVVATAQRQGRIGVAHIAVIRSFFTYLPDDIDATTLARAEAELTELAAGYRPDQLATLAHRMADHLHPDGNYTDEERAKRRSLVLGPQDRDGMSPISGYLDPHARATLDAVLARWAAPGMCNPDDPAPCVAGTPTQAQIDADARSAPQRNHDALTAMARALLASGNLGQHNGLPATIIVSTTLAELEAGTGKAHTGGGTWLPIRDVIAMASHAHHYLRIYDGAKELALFHTKRLASPGQRIVLYAKERGCSHPGCPIGGYYCEVHHDTDYAKTGRTDIHGLSLRCGPHHQLITSHGWKTRKAHNGTTETLPPPHLDHGQPRTNHYHHPEKLLRDNDSSKDDDENP, from the coding sequence ATGTGTTCGAACAGTCGGGACGAGGTCGTCGAGGTCTTCGACGCGCTGACCGCCGGGCTGGACCGGGCGCTGGAACTGGACTTCGAGGTTTTGACACCGCGGGAGTGCATGGCGTTGTTGCGGCGCTGCGAGGTGCTGCGGCGCCGGCTGCCCGCCGTTGAGCACCCTCTGGTGAATCGGTTGGCCGCGGCCGATCCCGACGAGCTGGGCGGCAAGGCACGCTGGGTGCTCGCCGACGAACTGCATCTGACTCGCGGGGAGGCTGGGCGGCGCCTCACCGAAGCCGCTGAACTCGGTCCGCGACGCAGCCTGACCGGCGAGCCGCTGGACCCGGTGCGCCCGGTGGTGGCCACCGCCCAACGCCAGGGACGCATCGGGGTCGCGCATATCGCGGTGATCCGCTCGTTTTTCACCTACCTACCCGACGACATCGACGCCACCACCTTGGCGCGTGCCGAAGCAGAACTGACCGAGCTGGCCGCCGGCTACCGGCCCGATCAACTGGCCACCCTGGCCCACCGCATGGCCGATCACCTACACCCCGACGGCAACTACACCGACGAGGAACGCGCCAAACGCCGCAGCCTGGTGTTGGGCCCCCAAGACCGCGACGGCATGAGCCCCATCAGCGGCTACCTGGACCCGCACGCCCGTGCCACCCTCGATGCGGTGCTGGCCCGCTGGGCCGCCCCGGGCATGTGCAACCCCGACGACCCCGCACCCTGCGTAGCCGGCACGCCGACCCAGGCCCAGATCGACGCCGACGCCCGCAGCGCACCGCAACGCAACCATGACGCCCTGACCGCCATGGCACGTGCCCTGCTGGCCTCCGGGAATCTCGGCCAACACAATGGGCTGCCGGCCACCATCATCGTCTCGACCACCCTCGCCGAGCTAGAAGCCGGTACCGGTAAAGCCCACACCGGCGGCGGCACCTGGCTACCCATACGCGACGTCATCGCGATGGCCTCCCACGCCCACCACTACCTACGCATCTATGACGGCGCCAAAGAACTCGCGTTGTTCCACACCAAACGCCTGGCCTCACCCGGGCAGCGCATCGTGCTGTATGCCAAAGAGCGGGGCTGTAGCCACCCGGGCTGCCCCATCGGCGGCTACTACTGCGAAGTCCACCACGACACCGACTACGCCAAAACCGGGCGCACCGACATCCACGGGCTGAGCCTGCGCTGCGGCCCCCACCACCAACTCATCACCTCACACGGCTGGAAAACCCGCAAAGCCCACAACGGCACCACCGAAACCCTGCCCCCACCCCACCTCGACCACGGCCAACCCCGCACCAACCACTACCACCACCCCGAAAAACTCTTGCGCGACAACGACTCCAGCAAAGACGACGACGAAAATCCGTAG
- the otsB gene encoding trehalose-phosphatase has product MPITIDPRRHDAVLLRIDAGDGTAALTERLQQAGVHAQPVASGAELVSAAARLGVRPGRCVVLTDAESDVIPARSAGFALVIGVGHDGGDATVAGPDQIAVRTGDRPMSALPDAMTAPELRELTRPVAFFDFDGTLSEIVDDPEAARPVAGAVDALAALAAQCPVAVLSGRDLADVRARVGLAGIWYAGSHGFELTGPDGAHHQNDAAADAVPVLAGAAASLREQLGSVPGVVVEHKRFAVAVHYRNAARDRVGEALAAVRDAGRRLELRVTTGREVIELRPEIDWDKGRTLHWILDRLPEGDPVMPLYLGDDITDEDAFDAVADLSGAGIVVRHTDDGDRATAARFALDSPVQVAEFTARLAGRLRG; this is encoded by the coding sequence TTGCCCATCACGATCGACCCGCGCCGGCACGACGCGGTGCTGTTACGCATCGACGCAGGTGACGGAACTGCGGCGCTGACCGAGCGGCTGCAGCAGGCCGGGGTTCACGCCCAACCGGTGGCATCGGGCGCCGAGCTGGTGTCCGCGGCCGCCCGGCTGGGGGTGCGCCCGGGCCGGTGTGTGGTGCTCACCGACGCCGAATCTGACGTAATCCCCGCCCGTAGTGCGGGTTTCGCGCTGGTAATCGGCGTCGGACACGATGGCGGCGACGCGACGGTGGCCGGCCCGGACCAGATCGCGGTGCGCACCGGCGATCGGCCGATGTCAGCGCTGCCCGACGCGATGACCGCCCCGGAGTTGCGCGAACTCACCCGGCCGGTGGCCTTCTTCGACTTCGACGGCACGCTGTCGGAGATCGTCGACGATCCCGAGGCGGCCCGGCCGGTGGCGGGCGCGGTGGATGCGTTGGCCGCGTTGGCCGCCCAGTGTCCGGTCGCGGTGCTGTCCGGCCGCGATCTGGCCGATGTGCGGGCGCGGGTCGGTCTGGCCGGGATCTGGTACGCAGGCAGTCACGGCTTCGAGCTGACCGGCCCTGACGGCGCCCATCACCAGAACGACGCCGCCGCCGACGCGGTGCCGGTGCTGGCCGGCGCGGCCGCGTCGCTGCGCGAGCAGCTCGGGTCGGTGCCGGGAGTCGTGGTGGAGCACAAGCGATTCGCCGTTGCGGTCCACTACCGCAATGCGGCCCGGGATCGGGTCGGAGAAGCGTTGGCGGCGGTGCGTGACGCCGGGCGGCGCTTGGAGTTGCGGGTGACGACCGGCCGCGAGGTGATCGAGCTGCGCCCCGAGATCGACTGGGACAAGGGCCGCACGTTGCACTGGATACTGGACCGGCTGCCCGAGGGTGATCCGGTGATGCCGCTGTACCTCGGCGACGACATCACCGACGAGGACGCGTTCGACGCGGTGGCCGATCTGTCGGGCGCCGGAATCGTGGTGCGGCACACCGACGACGGCGACCGCGCCACCGCCGCCCGGTTCGCACTGGACAGCCCGGTCCAGGTGGCCGAGTTCACCGCTCGATTGGCCGGGCGGCTCCGCGGCTGA
- a CDS encoding universal stress protein: MNPGILVGVDGSPSSKAAVDWAARDAVLHNLPLSLVHVLAPPVVMTFPETPMPPGYTEWQHEQGERHLREAAKIAEAHSADLRVDAEIVVGSTVPMLVEMSRDAARLVVGSRGHGLLRRSLLGSVSSSLVRHAHCPVAVIHEGPSDGNPRPDTAPVVVGIDGSPVSEAATALAFEEASLRGVELVAVYAWHDTGVLDFPGIDAAAMESDGELALAERLAGWRERYPDVTVRRVVVCDRPADQLVEQSQQAQLVVVGSHGRGGFTGMLLGSVSLAVVQSAHAPVLVVRPGS, translated from the coding sequence GTGAACCCCGGAATCCTGGTCGGTGTCGACGGATCACCGTCGTCGAAGGCGGCGGTCGACTGGGCGGCCCGCGACGCCGTTCTGCACAACCTCCCGCTCTCCCTGGTCCATGTGCTGGCTCCGCCGGTGGTGATGACGTTCCCCGAGACGCCGATGCCGCCCGGCTACACCGAGTGGCAGCATGAACAGGGCGAACGCCACCTGAGGGAAGCCGCGAAGATCGCCGAGGCCCACAGCGCGGATCTGCGTGTCGACGCGGAGATCGTGGTCGGCTCGACGGTTCCGATGCTGGTGGAGATGAGCCGCGACGCCGCTCGGCTGGTGGTCGGGTCCCGCGGGCACGGGCTGCTGCGTCGCAGCCTGCTCGGCTCGGTCAGCTCGTCACTGGTCCGGCACGCGCACTGCCCGGTCGCGGTCATCCACGAAGGGCCTTCGGACGGCAACCCGCGCCCCGACACGGCGCCGGTGGTGGTCGGCATCGACGGCTCCCCGGTGTCGGAGGCCGCGACGGCGCTGGCGTTCGAGGAGGCCTCGCTGCGCGGGGTGGAACTGGTGGCGGTGTACGCCTGGCACGACACCGGAGTGCTCGACTTCCCCGGCATCGACGCGGCCGCAATGGAATCCGACGGCGAACTGGCACTGGCTGAGCGGCTGGCCGGGTGGCGGGAGCGCTACCCCGACGTCACGGTGCGCCGCGTGGTGGTCTGCGACCGGCCGGCAGACCAACTGGTCGAGCAGTCGCAACAGGCACAGCTAGTAGTGGTGGGCAGCCACGGCCGCGGCGGCTTCACCGGCATGCTGCTGGGCTCGGTCAGCCTGGCGGTAGTGCAGTCGGCGCATGCACCGGTGCTCGTCGTCCGTCCGGGGTCGTGA
- a CDS encoding MMPL/RND family transporter → MSKHLSDDAPTDTLPAAQPPHRGAIATWIRRLAVPLILAWLAITVLVNVIVPQLDEVGAMRAVSMAPKDAPSMIAMMRIGKVFDEFKSDSSAMVVLEGDEPLGDDAHAYYDELVTKMEADTEHVEHIQDFWSDPLTAAGSQSPDGKAAYVQVYLAGNMGETLANDSVKSVQKIIADTPAPPGVHAYVTGGAALNADQHIAGDKSLKVITSLTFVVIIVMLLNFYRSIGTVLLVLGMVVFELAAARGVVAVLGFYNIIGLSTFAVNLLVTLAIAASTDYAIFLLGRYQEARSLGEDKESAFHTMYHGTAHVILGSGLTIAGATFCLSFTRLPYFKSLGVPLAIGMVVVTLAALTFGAAVVAVASRFGMLEPKRTMRIRAWRRLGAMIVRWPGPVLVATTAVCLVGLLTLPGYETNYNDREYMPDYVPANIGYAAADRHFSQARMNPELLMIETDHDLRNPADFLVINRIAKRVFEVSGVGRVQTITRPLGTPIEHTTIPFAMSMQGTTQQLNMKYQLDSMKRMLKMGEDMQVSVDSMKAMLEVTREMSATTHSMAQKMHIMLGDIQKLRDEMADFDDMWRPMRSYFYWEPHCFDIPICWSIRSIFDMMDGIDAMTEDFELVLPDIDNLDRLMPRMLEIMPPMIETMENMRTTQLKMQSTMEGLQLQMEKMMEGQNAMGKAFDDSKNDDSFYLPPEAFDNPDFKRGMKMFLSPDGHAVRFIISHEGDPMSPEGVSHIEPIKHAVHEALKGTPLEGSRVYLGGTAAMFKDMKDGSAWDLMIAGIASLCLIFIIMLLITRAIVASAVIVGTVLLSLGTSFGISVLVWQHIIGLHLHWMVLAMSVIILLAVGSDYNLLLVSRMKEEMRGGLKTGIIRAMGGSGSVVTSAGLVFAFTMMSMLVSDLKVIGQVGSTIGLGLIIDTLVIRSFMTPSIAALLGRWFWWPQRVWSRPSPVAQQVAPIPAAEPVSVGRV, encoded by the coding sequence CCTGGTTGGCGATCACCGTGTTGGTGAACGTGATCGTGCCGCAACTCGACGAGGTCGGGGCGATGCGCGCGGTGTCGATGGCCCCCAAAGACGCCCCCTCGATGATCGCGATGATGCGCATCGGCAAGGTCTTCGACGAGTTCAAGTCGGACAGCTCGGCGATGGTGGTGCTCGAAGGCGACGAGCCGCTCGGCGACGACGCGCACGCCTACTACGACGAGCTGGTCACCAAGATGGAGGCCGACACCGAGCACGTCGAGCACATCCAGGACTTCTGGAGTGACCCGCTGACCGCGGCGGGGTCGCAGAGCCCGGACGGCAAGGCCGCCTACGTGCAGGTGTACCTGGCCGGCAACATGGGCGAGACCCTGGCCAACGACTCGGTCAAGTCCGTCCAGAAGATCATCGCCGACACCCCGGCACCGCCCGGCGTACACGCCTACGTCACCGGCGGGGCCGCCCTCAACGCCGACCAGCACATCGCCGGCGACAAGAGCCTGAAGGTCATCACCTCGCTGACGTTCGTGGTGATCATCGTGATGCTGCTGAATTTCTACCGGTCGATCGGCACCGTGCTGCTGGTGCTGGGCATGGTGGTGTTCGAGCTGGCCGCGGCCCGCGGCGTGGTGGCCGTGCTCGGCTTCTACAACATCATCGGCCTATCGACGTTCGCGGTGAACCTGTTGGTGACGCTGGCCATCGCCGCCTCGACGGACTACGCGATCTTCCTGCTCGGCCGCTATCAGGAAGCGCGGTCGCTCGGCGAGGACAAGGAGTCGGCCTTCCACACCATGTATCACGGCACCGCGCACGTGATCCTGGGCTCGGGGCTGACCATTGCCGGTGCGACCTTCTGCCTGTCATTCACCCGATTGCCCTACTTCAAGTCGCTGGGTGTCCCACTGGCCATCGGCATGGTGGTGGTGACGTTGGCGGCCCTGACCTTCGGTGCCGCGGTGGTGGCGGTGGCCAGCCGCTTCGGAATGCTCGAGCCCAAGCGGACGATGCGGATCCGCGCCTGGCGGCGGCTGGGCGCGATGATCGTGCGCTGGCCGGGGCCGGTGCTGGTGGCCACCACCGCGGTCTGCCTGGTCGGGCTGCTCACCCTGCCGGGGTATGAGACCAACTACAACGACCGCGAGTACATGCCGGACTACGTACCGGCCAACATCGGCTACGCCGCCGCCGACCGGCACTTCTCCCAGGCCCGGATGAACCCGGAGCTGTTGATGATCGAAACCGATCACGACCTGCGCAACCCGGCCGACTTCCTGGTCATCAACCGGATCGCCAAGCGAGTATTCGAGGTATCGGGTGTCGGACGGGTGCAGACCATCACCCGGCCGCTGGGCACGCCGATCGAACACACCACGATCCCGTTCGCGATGAGCATGCAGGGCACCACCCAGCAGCTGAACATGAAGTACCAGCTCGACAGCATGAAACGCATGCTGAAAATGGGTGAGGACATGCAGGTCTCCGTCGACAGCATGAAGGCGATGCTCGAGGTGACCCGCGAGATGTCGGCGACCACCCACAGCATGGCCCAGAAGATGCACATCATGCTCGGCGACATTCAGAAGCTGCGCGACGAGATGGCCGACTTCGACGACATGTGGCGCCCGATGCGCAGCTACTTCTATTGGGAGCCGCACTGTTTCGACATCCCGATCTGCTGGTCGATCCGGTCCATCTTCGACATGATGGACGGCATCGACGCGATGACCGAGGATTTCGAGCTGGTGCTGCCCGACATCGACAACCTCGACCGGCTGATGCCCCGGATGCTCGAGATCATGCCGCCGATGATCGAGACCATGGAAAACATGCGGACCACCCAGCTGAAGATGCAGTCCACCATGGAGGGCCTGCAGCTGCAGATGGAGAAGATGATGGAGGGCCAGAACGCCATGGGCAAGGCGTTCGACGACTCCAAGAACGACGACTCGTTCTATCTGCCGCCCGAAGCGTTCGACAACCCCGACTTCAAGCGCGGGATGAAGATGTTCCTGTCCCCCGACGGGCATGCGGTGCGGTTCATCATCAGCCACGAGGGCGACCCGATGTCCCCGGAGGGCGTCAGCCACATCGAGCCGATCAAGCACGCCGTGCACGAGGCGCTCAAGGGCACCCCGCTGGAGGGCTCCCGGGTCTATCTCGGCGGCACCGCGGCCATGTTCAAGGACATGAAGGACGGGTCGGCCTGGGACCTGATGATCGCGGGCATCGCCTCGCTGTGCCTGATCTTCATCATCATGCTGCTGATCACCCGGGCGATCGTGGCCTCGGCCGTGATCGTCGGCACCGTGCTGCTCTCACTGGGCACCTCATTCGGGATCTCGGTGCTGGTCTGGCAACACATCATCGGGCTGCATCTGCACTGGATGGTGCTGGCGATGAGTGTGATCATCCTGTTGGCGGTCGGCTCGGACTACAACCTGCTGCTGGTCTCCCGGATGAAGGAGGAGATGCGCGGCGGGCTCAAGACGGGCATCATCCGCGCCATGGGCGGCAGTGGCTCCGTGGTCACCTCGGCGGGCCTGGTGTTCGCCTTCACCATGATGTCAATGCTGGTCTCCGACCTGAAGGTGATCGGCCAGGTGGGCTCCACCATCGGACTGGGCTTGATCATCGACACCCTGGTGATCCGCTCGTTCATGACGCCGTCGATCGCCGCGCTGCTGGGCCGCTGGTTCTGGTGGCCGCAGCGGGTGTGGTCACGGCCGAGCCCGGTGGCCCAACAGGTCGCGCCGATCCCGGCCGCCGAGCCGGTCTCCGTCGGCCGGGTCTGA
- a CDS encoding MaoC/PaaZ C-terminal domain-containing protein — MALDPTAVGVTTDPVLVEWTDRETMLYALGVGAGTADLAFTTENSHDIPQQVLPTYAVICCMGFAAAGRIGTFNPAMLLHGSQEVRLFAPLPPAGSLQVVAEVADIQDKGEGKNAVVMLRARGTDPATSEPIAETLTTLVIRKAGGFGGAPGQRPSSPQIPDSEPDSRVAYVSRDDQALLYRLSGDRNPLHSDPWFATTLAGFPKPILHGLCTYGFAGRALVAELGGGDAHRVSAISARFTDPVFPGETLTTSIWRTEPGKAVFRTEAAGADGANQRVVLDDGAAEYRD, encoded by the coding sequence ATGGCGCTGGACCCGACAGCCGTCGGCGTGACCACCGATCCGGTGCTGGTCGAATGGACCGATCGCGAAACCATGCTCTATGCGCTGGGGGTCGGCGCCGGGACGGCGGATTTGGCGTTCACCACCGAGAACAGCCACGACATTCCCCAGCAGGTGCTGCCCACCTACGCCGTCATCTGCTGCATGGGCTTCGCGGCGGCCGGCAGGATCGGCACCTTCAACCCGGCGATGCTGCTGCACGGCTCCCAGGAGGTGCGGCTGTTCGCGCCGCTGCCGCCGGCCGGAAGCCTGCAGGTGGTCGCCGAGGTGGCTGACATCCAGGACAAGGGGGAGGGCAAGAACGCCGTCGTGATGCTGCGGGCGCGCGGCACCGACCCCGCGACCTCCGAACCGATCGCCGAGACGCTGACCACCTTGGTCATCCGCAAGGCCGGTGGCTTCGGCGGGGCGCCGGGGCAGCGGCCGAGCTCCCCGCAAATCCCGGACTCCGAGCCGGATTCGCGCGTCGCGTATGTGTCCCGGGACGATCAGGCGCTGCTGTATCGGCTCTCCGGCGACCGCAACCCGCTGCACAGCGACCCGTGGTTCGCCACCACACTGGCCGGTTTCCCCAAGCCGATCCTGCACGGGCTGTGCACCTACGGATTCGCCGGCCGGGCGCTGGTGGCCGAACTCGGCGGTGGCGACGCCCATCGGGTCAGCGCGATCTCGGCGCGATTCACCGACCCGGTGTTCCCGGGGGAGACGCTGACGACCTCGATTTGGCGCACCGAGCCGGGTAAGGCGGTGTTCCGCACCGAGGCCGCCGGTGCCGACGGCGCCAACCAGCGGGTAGTGCTCGACGACGGGGCGGCCGAATACCGGGACTGA